The proteins below come from a single Bactrocera dorsalis isolate Fly_Bdor chromosome 5, ASM2337382v1, whole genome shotgun sequence genomic window:
- the LOC105231320 gene encoding protein phosphatase inhibitor 2, with protein sequence MQDSPDAKKPCKGILKNSSSFDKPGAASYRKSAKFDELNVLQTYHPHDKDYGHMKIDEPKTPYNYVIPDLAHTDALDANLLAEKLRIAASTQSPAFGSEDISDEENIDETPEEKVRRLEFERRRKAHYNEFEAVRLARKLIEEELGDEDDENDISSIGEDVKSLSSVEKSNNEEIEIQSEHTEQEVVPESAVEEETGTTEHDSELDSSDSNRTSATNMDVDAQLQPSHPCYGRD encoded by the exons ATGCAGGACTCGCCTGACGCCAAGAAACCTTGCAAGGGCATACTAAAAAATTCCAGCAGCTTTGATAAGCCTGGTGCTGCGAG CTATCGCAAAAGTGCGAAGTTTGATGAATTAAATGTTCTGCAAACCTACCACCCACATGACAAAGATTATGGTCATATGAAAATTGATGAACCAAAAACGCCATACAATTATGTTATTCCAGATCTGGCACATACCGATGCGTTAGATGCAAATTTACTTGCGGAAAA GTTGCGTATTGCTGCAAGTACTCAATCGCCTGCATTCGGTTCTGAAGACATTTCTGATGAAGAAAACATCGATGAAACACCGGAAGAAAAAG ttcgTCGACTTGAGTTTGAACGTCGCAGAAAGGCGCATTATAATGAATTTGAAGCGGTTAGGCTGGCGCGTAAATTGATTGAAGAAGAGCTGGGTGATGAAGATGATGAGAATGATATTTCATCTATTGGGGAGGATGTTAAATCGCTATCTTCCGTTGAAAAATCCAATAACGaggaaattgaaattcaaagtgAACACACCGAACAAGAAGTTGTACCAGAAAGTGCAGTAGAGGAGGAAACAGGCACTACGGAACACGACTCCGAACTTGATTCTTCCGATAGCAATCGGACTTCAGCAACCAATATGGATGTTGATGCACAATTGCAACCCTCCCATCCCTGTTACGGAAGGGAttag
- the LOC105231321 gene encoding 85/88 kDa calcium-independent phospholipase A2 isoform X2: MFNVLQRLLGGDTPPNKVLEIKGESLGSLLVIGRDEGMVLYSPPFNSTDKKACYEIVLQRHVNDPVNTCFSLFRSPVQQEAEDRFNAFVHRLPVFVSIVKEFFNVNGIQRVCDALAENPSWSLAHLVAYFNLVDYVSNPKVLEFIDYADHVHLMSPFQLAIKTGNIEMVKTLMPLCKMEHLDNNSNSIFHYAASTTKEIINLLTSKSTVNLNHINSDGYPPLHLACLSDKPECVKALLLAGADVNLNAKNMSKIYKSSTPTSVAEFLKTNANKLYTQDMKYGGTPLHWSSSRETLHALIMQGCDVNATNFDGRTALHLMIARNRFECVVTLLAHDADIDVFDKDGNTPLHVAIEKKLVPIVQCLVVFGCDINMKNKDGKTPRHMVGTDSNGGKDSEILYILHSVGAKRCPESSTKCPAGCNAKGSYNGIPPESPEPVEQREHIENMLAATSRQAMDGFLGTSFNGGAVTPEPTVIVDTEKEQKGQSIMDALLGMFTTKVNTDSKKVSPTNSLEGDGSGDATGANTPTTPGSSSGSSNRGEKPYGRGRLLCLDGGGIRGLVLVQMLLEIEKLSQTPIVHMFDWIAGTSTGGILSLALGCGKTMRQCLGVYLRLKEQCFVGSRPYPSELFEKILKDNLGEFTVMTDIKHPKIMITGVMADRKPVDLHLFRNYHSASDILGIVTPINNRRVPPPPPEEQLVWRAARATGAAPSYFRAFGHFLDGGLIANNPTLDAMTEIHEYNMALRSVGREKEAVPVSIVVSLGTGLIPVTALKDIDLFRPESIWDTAKLAYGFSTIGNLLVDQATASDGRVVDRARAWCSTIGVPYYRFNPQLYEDIAMDEKDDQKLINMLWHSKAYMHNNRNKIIEMINFLK, translated from the exons ATGTTTAATG ttctTCAACGATTATTAGGAGGTGACACGCCGCCAAATAAAGTGCTGGAAATTAAAGGCGAATCCCTTGGAAGTTTATTAGTAATAGGGCGAGATGAAGGCATGGTGCTTTATTCTCCACCCTTCAATTCAACAGACAAAAAGGCATGCTACGAAATTGTTCTGCAACGTCATGTTAATGACCCCGTCAACACTTGCTTCAGCTTATTTCGTTCTCCTGTTCAGCAAGAAGCAGAAGACCGATTCAATGCTTTTGTACATCGACTACCCGTATTTGTTTCTATTGTCAAAGAG TTTTTTAATGTTAACGGTATACAAAGAGTATGTGACGCCTTAGCAGAAAATCCGTCCTGGTCACTAGCTCACTTAGTCGCTTATTTTAATCTTGTGGACTACGTTAGCAATCCCAAAGTCCTGGAATTCATTGATTACGCTGACCATGTACACCTGATGTCACCATTTCAG ctTGCCATCAAAACCGGAAATATTGAAATGGTGAAGACATTGATGCCACTGTGTAAAATGGAACATTTGGATAACAACAGTAATTCTATTTTCCATTACGCCGCTAGCAcaacaaaagaaattataaat TTGTTAACCTCAAAAAGCACGGTAAATCTCAATCACATCAATTCCGATGGTTATCCGCCGTTGCATTTGGCATGTTTATCGGACAAACCAGAGTGTGTGAAGGCTTTACTATTAGCTGGGGCAGATGTTAATTTAAACGCCAAAAATATGagtaaaatatacaaatctaGTACACCGACTTCAGTTGCTGAATTTCTTAAAACGAATGCAAATAAGCTATACACGCAGGATATGAAGTACGGTGGTACTCCACTGCATTGGTCTTCATCGCGTGAAACATTACATGCTCTCATCATGCAGGGCTGCGACGTCAATGCCACTAACTTCGATGGGCGCACAGCTCTTCATTTGATG ATTGCTCGCAACAGATTTGAATGTGTTGTTACGCTACTGGCTCATGATGCTGATATTGATGTTTTTGATAAGGATGGAAACACACCTTTACATGTAGCCatcgaaaaaaaattggtaCCTATTGTTCAATGTCTTGTTGTCTTTGGTTGcgatataaatatgaaaaataaagatGGGAAAACACCTAGACATATGGTCGGTACTGATTCAAATGGCGGCAAAGACAGtgaaattctttatattttgcATTCAGTTGGTGCCAAGAG ATGCCCAGAGTCAAGCACGAAGTGTCCTGCAGGCTGCAACGCGAAAGGATCTTACAATGGGATACCACCAGAGTCTCCCGAGCCAGTTGAGCAACGCGAGCATATTGAGAACATGTTAGCAGCAACTAGTCGTCAAGCAATGGATGGTTTTTTGGGTACATCGTTTAACGGTGGCGCCGTTACACCGGA ACCTACTGTTATCGTTGATACCGAGAAAGAACAAAAAGGACAAAGTATTATGGATGCCCTATTGGGGATGTTTACCACTAAAGTCAATACCGACAGTAAAAAAG TATCGCCCACTAATAGTTTGGAAGGCGATGGTAGTGGGGATGCTACTGGAGCCAATACTCCAACAACACCGGGATCTTCTAGTGGCTCTAGCAATAGAGGTGAAAAGCCATATGGTCGCGGTCGTTTATTATGCCTTGATGGTGGCGGCATACGTGGTCTGGTGCTCGTGCAAATGTTATTGGAAATCGAAAAACTTTCTCAAACCCcaattgtacatatgtttgaCTGGATTGCAGGCACTAGCACTGGCGGTATTTTATCACTTGCCCTCGGCTGTGGTAAAACAATGCGCCAATGCTTGGGTGTATACTTGAGGTTGAAAGAACAATGTTTCGTTGGTTCACGTCCCTATCCGAGTGAattgttcgaaaaaatattaaaggacAATTTGGGCGAATTCACTGTAATGACAGATATCAAACATCCAAAAATAATGATAACAGGTGTAATGGCTGATCGTAAACCAGTGGACCTGCATCTTTTTAGAAATTATCACAGCGCCAGCGATATTCTAGGAATTGTTACACCTATTA ATAATCGTCGTGTACCTCCGCCGCCGCCAGAAGAACAACTAGTTTGGCGCGCAGCTCGGGCCACAGGAGCAGCACCATCGTATTTCCG TGCTTTTGGGCATTTCCTTGACGGCGGCTTAATCGCAAATAACCCGACATTGGACGCTATGACCGAAATACATGAGTACAATATGGCATTACGCAGTGTGGGTCGTGAAAAAGAGGCTGTCCCG GTTTCAATAGTTGTTTCCTTAGGCACCGGTTTAATACCAGTAACTGCGCTTAAGGATATCGATCTGTTTCGTCCTGAAAGCATATGGGATACCGCCAAATTAGCTTACGGGTTCTCAACAATTG GTAACTTGCTTGTGGATCAAGCGACAGCTTCTGATGGACGCGTTGTCGATCGTGCACGTGCCTGGTGCAGCACTATCGGTGTTCCGTATTACAG ATTCAATCCACAACTCTATGAAGACATTGCCATGGATGAAAAAGATGATCAGAAACTGATAAATATGTTATGGCATTCAAAAGCCTATATGCACAACAATCGCAACAAGATaatagaaatgataaattttttgaaatag
- the LOC105231321 gene encoding 85/88 kDa calcium-independent phospholipase A2 isoform X1 — protein MLLLLGNVLQRLLGGDTPPNKVLEIKGESLGSLLVIGRDEGMVLYSPPFNSTDKKACYEIVLQRHVNDPVNTCFSLFRSPVQQEAEDRFNAFVHRLPVFVSIVKEFFNVNGIQRVCDALAENPSWSLAHLVAYFNLVDYVSNPKVLEFIDYADHVHLMSPFQLAIKTGNIEMVKTLMPLCKMEHLDNNSNSIFHYAASTTKEIINLLTSKSTVNLNHINSDGYPPLHLACLSDKPECVKALLLAGADVNLNAKNMSKIYKSSTPTSVAEFLKTNANKLYTQDMKYGGTPLHWSSSRETLHALIMQGCDVNATNFDGRTALHLMIARNRFECVVTLLAHDADIDVFDKDGNTPLHVAIEKKLVPIVQCLVVFGCDINMKNKDGKTPRHMVGTDSNGGKDSEILYILHSVGAKRCPESSTKCPAGCNAKGSYNGIPPESPEPVEQREHIENMLAATSRQAMDGFLGTSFNGGAVTPEPTVIVDTEKEQKGQSIMDALLGMFTTKVNTDSKKVSPTNSLEGDGSGDATGANTPTTPGSSSGSSNRGEKPYGRGRLLCLDGGGIRGLVLVQMLLEIEKLSQTPIVHMFDWIAGTSTGGILSLALGCGKTMRQCLGVYLRLKEQCFVGSRPYPSELFEKILKDNLGEFTVMTDIKHPKIMITGVMADRKPVDLHLFRNYHSASDILGIVTPINNRRVPPPPPEEQLVWRAARATGAAPSYFRAFGHFLDGGLIANNPTLDAMTEIHEYNMALRSVGREKEAVPVSIVVSLGTGLIPVTALKDIDLFRPESIWDTAKLAYGFSTIGNLLVDQATASDGRVVDRARAWCSTIGVPYYRFNPQLYEDIAMDEKDDQKLINMLWHSKAYMHNNRNKIIEMINFLK, from the exons ATGCTCTTGTTACTCGGAAATG ttctTCAACGATTATTAGGAGGTGACACGCCGCCAAATAAAGTGCTGGAAATTAAAGGCGAATCCCTTGGAAGTTTATTAGTAATAGGGCGAGATGAAGGCATGGTGCTTTATTCTCCACCCTTCAATTCAACAGACAAAAAGGCATGCTACGAAATTGTTCTGCAACGTCATGTTAATGACCCCGTCAACACTTGCTTCAGCTTATTTCGTTCTCCTGTTCAGCAAGAAGCAGAAGACCGATTCAATGCTTTTGTACATCGACTACCCGTATTTGTTTCTATTGTCAAAGAG TTTTTTAATGTTAACGGTATACAAAGAGTATGTGACGCCTTAGCAGAAAATCCGTCCTGGTCACTAGCTCACTTAGTCGCTTATTTTAATCTTGTGGACTACGTTAGCAATCCCAAAGTCCTGGAATTCATTGATTACGCTGACCATGTACACCTGATGTCACCATTTCAG ctTGCCATCAAAACCGGAAATATTGAAATGGTGAAGACATTGATGCCACTGTGTAAAATGGAACATTTGGATAACAACAGTAATTCTATTTTCCATTACGCCGCTAGCAcaacaaaagaaattataaat TTGTTAACCTCAAAAAGCACGGTAAATCTCAATCACATCAATTCCGATGGTTATCCGCCGTTGCATTTGGCATGTTTATCGGACAAACCAGAGTGTGTGAAGGCTTTACTATTAGCTGGGGCAGATGTTAATTTAAACGCCAAAAATATGagtaaaatatacaaatctaGTACACCGACTTCAGTTGCTGAATTTCTTAAAACGAATGCAAATAAGCTATACACGCAGGATATGAAGTACGGTGGTACTCCACTGCATTGGTCTTCATCGCGTGAAACATTACATGCTCTCATCATGCAGGGCTGCGACGTCAATGCCACTAACTTCGATGGGCGCACAGCTCTTCATTTGATG ATTGCTCGCAACAGATTTGAATGTGTTGTTACGCTACTGGCTCATGATGCTGATATTGATGTTTTTGATAAGGATGGAAACACACCTTTACATGTAGCCatcgaaaaaaaattggtaCCTATTGTTCAATGTCTTGTTGTCTTTGGTTGcgatataaatatgaaaaataaagatGGGAAAACACCTAGACATATGGTCGGTACTGATTCAAATGGCGGCAAAGACAGtgaaattctttatattttgcATTCAGTTGGTGCCAAGAG ATGCCCAGAGTCAAGCACGAAGTGTCCTGCAGGCTGCAACGCGAAAGGATCTTACAATGGGATACCACCAGAGTCTCCCGAGCCAGTTGAGCAACGCGAGCATATTGAGAACATGTTAGCAGCAACTAGTCGTCAAGCAATGGATGGTTTTTTGGGTACATCGTTTAACGGTGGCGCCGTTACACCGGA ACCTACTGTTATCGTTGATACCGAGAAAGAACAAAAAGGACAAAGTATTATGGATGCCCTATTGGGGATGTTTACCACTAAAGTCAATACCGACAGTAAAAAAG TATCGCCCACTAATAGTTTGGAAGGCGATGGTAGTGGGGATGCTACTGGAGCCAATACTCCAACAACACCGGGATCTTCTAGTGGCTCTAGCAATAGAGGTGAAAAGCCATATGGTCGCGGTCGTTTATTATGCCTTGATGGTGGCGGCATACGTGGTCTGGTGCTCGTGCAAATGTTATTGGAAATCGAAAAACTTTCTCAAACCCcaattgtacatatgtttgaCTGGATTGCAGGCACTAGCACTGGCGGTATTTTATCACTTGCCCTCGGCTGTGGTAAAACAATGCGCCAATGCTTGGGTGTATACTTGAGGTTGAAAGAACAATGTTTCGTTGGTTCACGTCCCTATCCGAGTGAattgttcgaaaaaatattaaaggacAATTTGGGCGAATTCACTGTAATGACAGATATCAAACATCCAAAAATAATGATAACAGGTGTAATGGCTGATCGTAAACCAGTGGACCTGCATCTTTTTAGAAATTATCACAGCGCCAGCGATATTCTAGGAATTGTTACACCTATTA ATAATCGTCGTGTACCTCCGCCGCCGCCAGAAGAACAACTAGTTTGGCGCGCAGCTCGGGCCACAGGAGCAGCACCATCGTATTTCCG TGCTTTTGGGCATTTCCTTGACGGCGGCTTAATCGCAAATAACCCGACATTGGACGCTATGACCGAAATACATGAGTACAATATGGCATTACGCAGTGTGGGTCGTGAAAAAGAGGCTGTCCCG GTTTCAATAGTTGTTTCCTTAGGCACCGGTTTAATACCAGTAACTGCGCTTAAGGATATCGATCTGTTTCGTCCTGAAAGCATATGGGATACCGCCAAATTAGCTTACGGGTTCTCAACAATTG GTAACTTGCTTGTGGATCAAGCGACAGCTTCTGATGGACGCGTTGTCGATCGTGCACGTGCCTGGTGCAGCACTATCGGTGTTCCGTATTACAG ATTCAATCCACAACTCTATGAAGACATTGCCATGGATGAAAAAGATGATCAGAAACTGATAAATATGTTATGGCATTCAAAAGCCTATATGCACAACAATCGCAACAAGATaatagaaatgataaattttttgaaatag